CGGTGACCGAGGACACGCCGCCCAGCCCGCTGGAGTGGTACGGCGCGTCGAAGTACATGCAGGAGCTGGCCTTCCGCGGCTTCGACACGGCGCCGGTGACCACGCTGCGCTTCTCCTCCGTCTACGGCACGCGGCTGCGGCTGGACGACGGCGAGGCCACCATCATCGCCAAGCTGGCGGGGTGGATCCGCGACGGCCACGCGCCCTCGCTGTTCGAGGACGGCCGGCAGATCCGCGACTGGGTGTACGTGGGCGACATCGTCGACGCGGTGCTGGCGCTGCTGAACGGCGCCGACGCGCCGCCGGTGGTCAACGTCTGCTCGGGCGTGGGCACCACGCTCACCGAGGCGTGCACGTACATCGCCGAGGCGGTGGAGTCGACCGTGACGCCCCGCGTGGTGGGCGGCTTCCGCCCCGGCGACATGCGCCACTGCCTGGGCGACCCCGCCACGCTGCGCGCGCTGCTGGGTCGCGACCCCGTGGCCTTCCGCGACGGCGCGGCGCTGGCCTTCGCCGCCTGAGCGCGGCCCTGAACTCAACCCGACGAGCCTGAACCGTGTGCGGGATCCTGGTCACCAGCGGCGTCGAGCGCCCCTTCCACCACCGTAGCCTGCGCTCGCTGCGCAAGCGCGGGCCCGACGAGATCGGGTTCTGGGTGAACCCCGACGTGCAGATGGGGCACGCGCGCCTATCCATCATCGGCCTCGACGAGCGGGGCACCGAGCCGATGGAGAACGACACGCACGTGCTGGTCTACAACGGCGAGATCTACAACTTCCAGGAGATCCGCCGCCGCCTGGAGGCCGAGGGCGTGCGCTGCAGCGGCGCCAACGACGCCGAGGTGCTGCTGCAGGCGTGGAGCCACTGGGGCCCGGCGGTGCTCACCGCGCTGGCCGGCTTCTGGGCCTTCGTGGTGTACGACA
This window of the Longimicrobium sp. genome carries:
- a CDS encoding NAD-dependent epimerase/dehydratase family protein, translated to MKVVVTGGAGFIGSHVVDALAGRGDEVIVIDSLDPGVHHAPPGYLRGDVDYCFADLRHWQPDARFDGVDAVVHLAALGGVGRAAKETENVLTANAGGTARLVEAMKGWEGLRRVVLAGSFSVYGSNYGYRCRNCGAHRNAERNVADLEAGRFEVLCARCGGETEVLPVTEDTPPSPLEWYGASKYMQELAFRGFDTAPVTTLRFSSVYGTRLRLDDGEATIIAKLAGWIRDGHAPSLFEDGRQIRDWVYVGDIVDAVLALLNGADAPPVVNVCSGVGTTLTEACTYIAEAVESTVTPRVVGGFRPGDMRHCLGDPATLRALLGRDPVAFRDGAALAFAA